The Setaria viridis chromosome 9, Setaria_viridis_v4.0, whole genome shotgun sequence sequence TCTGTCACTTCATTTTCCGTTACATTGATGTAATGGTTCTGGAACTTTCAATTTGAAGTAGCAAAACAAACACTGCTAAGAATACCGTGTTGCGCTTTGACATGGTTCTCGTCAGCTGGGCCGCTACACCAAAATCGCCTGTTGAAACATTGTTGTTGTGGTACACCATGCCGAATTAACAAGTCAGGACACGCAGAAATACCAAGCAGTAATAAATGAAATTACGAAAAAACAGAAAACAACTGTACTTACCCAACTTCACCTCGCCTTGCTCAGTTAGAAGAATGTTACCACCTTTAATGTCTCTATGGACTTTAAAAATTGAGTGCAAGTAAGCAAGACCCTGGAGAAGAAAGTATTCAGCCAAAATTAAATATCTGAAGGAAATAGCCAAtatacaatattttttaaactGGTGACTAAGTGTGTTGCAATATGAGTAGCAAATCTCATAGTTATGTGATATGATACTTCAACTCCACATGCAACCATGTTAGAAGAACAATACCTTCAGTGCTTCTCTACATATGTAAGCTATCTGGGATTCATCAAGAGGCTCCTCTGTGATGCCTATCAAGTCAGCGACACTTCCACCACCACAGTACTCCATAATTATCTATAAGTAGAGAACCACACTCATATCAAGCTTGTTTAAGCGTTTAAGCAAGTATCGCAAAGATGGATACTATCAGGTTATTTCATTATACCCATAGGTATTCCTCTCCTTGATAGCTTCCAAAGTAGCGGACAACATTTGGATGGCTGCATTGCTGCAGCATCTCGATTTCTCCCCGTATGTCTTCATAGCCTTCTTCCTGAAGACCAAAGTTAGATACTTAGACTTTGGAAACATGCAAATGCTCAGACAATAGACAGCTTCATATTTATGGGGTTCTCTCACAATTTAAGCCCATGCAAACTAAATGCTCACAATCAAAGcaatatggatgaaaaatatgTATCTTGTGGCCTTTAGGATCTTCACAGAACTTTATAATAGAAACTGACCCCTTCTGTTAAGGAGATGATCTTGACAGCCACAAGCTCCTGCGTTCTGAGATCCCTTGCTTTGTACACTGCACCATATGAACCTTTCCCTGCATTGCCAATTGAATTTTGCATTATGGAAACAGCTCGAAGCTTCAGGCATTCTACAAATAGAGATATCAAATCAATGAAATACTAATTCCAAAGCAAGAATCGTACCAAGCTCATGGAGCAGCTCGTACTTGGTGGAAGGATCCTCCCTGGTAACGCTGTCTGGCACTGAGCTCACGGATGGCTTCCGCCTTGAATTttgctgttgttgctgctgcatcaGAGGCGATGGCTGCCGGAGCTCCTCCGACTGCTCCACCGCTGGACTCCAGAAAGAGGACCCGAACCCCCCGCCGCTGCCAGAGGCAACCTCATGGGGACTAGAGCCCCCGCTGGTGTGGCGAATGAAGGTGCCAGAGAACGACTCGCGGGGGCTGGACGAGCCACCCGGGTGACGGATGAATGTGCCGGAGGCGGACTCGCGTGGGCTGGAGGAGGCAACCCCTGAGCGCGCGGTGGAGTGGACGACGAAGGTCGAGTAGGGgtcctcctcggcggcgcggggacTGGAGCGCCGCAGATCCAGGAACGGGGATCGGGCGGAGGCCGGGGCGCCGCGCTtgacgacgacggtggcggagATAGAggcttcgtcggggtcggaggAGTAGGGGTCCTCATCGTCGTCGAAGGAGGCACCGCCGAAGTCCTtggggaggcgctggaggagcgGTGGCAGCGAGGAGGGGTCCtcatcctcgtcgtcctccgcccCCGTGGCGGGACCCCTGCCGCCCCGGACGTCGTCATCTTCGTCATCGCCGTGGACGACGAAGGTTGAGTAGACGTCGGGCTTCCTGGCGCGCGACCACGGCGAGCGCGGGGAGAAGGCCATGGCGTGCCACGCGAGgtgggaggaggacggggaAGGTGCTCGTCGGAAATGGCAaatggggaaatttttttagtTGGAGCCAGTTCACTCGAATCTGGCAATATGGGTCGGGCTCGAATGGGCCATCCTGTCTTTGGCCCACTTGACATAGAAATTTCGGCTAAATTCTTTTCTCTCCGCTGGGCCCACAGAGATATTGTGTCGTCAAGAGGTGGAATGGAGAACTTGTCTCTTTTCTCCTCTCAAATATAACGCGAGAAATTGTAGAACCGCTATTGGCAATATACCACCAGCAGCGTCGTAATCAAGAAACACATCCCTCAAagcacttttttttaaaaaaaataatggtcCATTTTCCATGCAGAGCGAAAAACATTCTAACCATAGTTTGTTACAAAGTAAATAAATGTATAGCTTGTGCAAATTTCTCCCATATACAACCGCTCGAGTTGCTCAAAATTACCCTGAAATAGTAATGCTACAAACAAACTCTTACTTTGAATGGTTGAATCTACATGCCTACACAGTTTGTTTCCAGAATCTGATGGATCTGTCATTTCCGCAAGTAACAAACGCTGGCTCTACTGGGGAGTGGTCAAGCCATCTAGGAGCACCGGTGCCGCCAGGGGGCAATCTTGCAACTTTTTCAGCAGTAAGTGCATCCCAGACGACAACCTGAAGACCAAGCATTATCATAGTTAGGCTCTATTTGCCCTGCTGCAAAGACAAACATAAACCCTGTTCTAAAATTGGAATTTACCTCATTGTTTTGTTCATCAACTGATAGCACGAACTCCTCAGTTTCATTAAAGACAGCCTAAACAGAAAGACAGATGTTAACATGCTCAAACAAGTCTATTTTGCATTAAAAAATTTCAATTTTTGTGTTGCATTAAAAAGGAATTTAAGAACACATTTTCTAAGCTTCGGGACAACAGAAACATATCGAACAAACGAGTAAATTTAAATCAGAAAAAGGATAACCTTACAGAAGCACGCATAATACTAACCTGACAACGGAATTGTCTGCGAACAGCTCCTGCATATTGCTTCACAAGTCGTCCAGTCCCAACTTCCCACAACTTGACAGAAGAATCCTTCCCACAAGACAGGAGGTACCTGAAAGAATATTGTAAAAATCATTACAGATAAGCACAAGCTTTGAGCAGAAGTTTTCAAAAGAAGTTTATAGGTAGGTTCCTAAATATTGCTGAAACATTAAGGAAACAGAGTAAAACTTGCTAGTCACTCTTCAGGTTATCAAACAGTTAGAAATGGCTGGAGCACAGGAGTCTCAAGCACATGTTACAAATCCTTCAGAATCCTACAAGATAGGTTGTTACTATCTTGAGCCAAACTTGCAACATATACCTTTCTCTTTGTTCTCTAAACCAAACAACAACAGAGTCTTATCTTGAGAGAAGAGCATCTTCCAACAGCTCGTTTACCTCTCATCTTTGGTAAAAACTGCACTAGTAGCTTCCGCAGATCCATGTGCTCCAATAATAGGACGAACACATTCAGCAGAAACTCCATCCCAGATGCGCAGAGAGCCATCTTTAGAAGCAGTAACATACAAGCTCCCAGTACAAGAGTAACGAACCTGGCACCAACATCGGTAAGTAAGGCTAGCAGAGTAAAAATGAACCTCTAATGAGAAAATAGCTAATGCTTCTGAAGCAGattgaggagaaaaaaaaagactaccTGGTTAATGGGAGAACCAGAATCCTGTGGATTTGCTGATAAATAGCATGTGAAAGTGTTTACATCATACAGATGAGCAACTGGGTGATCAGTTCCTGCAAATATTTTCATCAGCACCTGTCACTTCCAGGGCTTGCATACTTAACAGATTAAAATGATTTTTTGCAACAAAAAAAGGCAAATTCAACTTTACAAACGATGAAAGCTCCATACGATGTACTTGCAGTATTTTTCTAAATGCCCAAGAAGTAGAAACTGCTTGTTACAGGAACAAAATTTAAATCCTTGAGCTAGAATATCAAAAATAAATTTGTGAAAACAATCCAATTGCTGTACTAGATAATAAGTTTAAATATGTTAAACAGTTATGATTTCACAATCATGCAGAAGAATCAGTGGAATTGATATAAAAAATCAGGAATCAGTGTATAACAGCACAATTATAGGTAAATTCAAATTGAGTGAAAGGATTGTAGTACCTGCTAAAAGGTAATCCCCACAAGGATGAAAACATACAGATCTAACATTATGGGTATCCTGTCCAAGTATTGACAAATGAGCCTTATAATGAACATACCATTTTACATAATATAGGGATAGATTGGGTTACTAGAATTTAATACCTGAATAACTCTGAATGCTTTCCTTGCATTGGTTTTTGAGAAGTCAAAGAATCTGTTGGGTAAATTTCAGGTCCAAGGAAATAACAAAGAGATCAATTAATACCCAAAAAAACACTTGAATAATTGAAAGGTATGCTAAATCCCAGTATGAGCACCTCAAATAGACAATCAAACAGCAAGGAGGGTAGACATCAAGGATAAGCATACTTTATGGTATTGTCTTTCGAAGCTGATATCAGTATTGGACTCTCAGGATGAAAATCCAGATCATTGATGGGCTGCAAGAAATCAAATGTTTACCAGCTGGCAGAGGGCACAGTGGAAATTTGagcaatgaaaaaaataaaaataagccACTAGTGACAGATAGAGTACAAGAATTTATTTATTACAATACTGAGTACATGCCATGCTCCACACAGCTGCAAATATTTCAACTATAAACCACAGGAGCCCTAACCAGAAGCAATCTTGTGGAAGTGTTGGAGTCTTAAGCCTTGAACACTAAATATACTACCATATATGAACATAAGACATGCTCACCTGCATGTGATCATAAAATGTTCGTATCACAGGCCGCGCAGATCCATCTTTGGAGTCTCCTACCATCGTCTGCTTAATTTTAGCAACCTGCAAGAGAGAGCAATAGTGAGTTGCAAGTAGAAAACAGCAGGAGCCCACATAGCACTCAGAGTGGCTATTTAAGCTTTACCTCGAAGAACTTAATCGATGTGTCAGCACTCCCAGTTGCGAAATACTTGCCATCAGGACTAAATCTGGCACACCGAGCAATGTTCTACAGAAAATGCAAGGGTAAACCAATGGATATCAGCAAAATCCATTACCAACTCATTAGTAGAATCTCAAGCACTACACATAATCAAGGTACTGCCTCAAGTGCAAAATGTGCAATAGTAGCAGTAAATTTTCAGATAAGCTGGCGATTGACACAAAAGTAGCAGTGCAATAGCATGGAAAAACTAGAATCATTCGCACCTTATGGTCAGAGACGTGCTTCGCCTCGTGCTTGGGGAAGCTCTTCGACGAGCCCCTGACGTCCTGCACACTACACAGCACCGACGTCAACATTCACCACTCACTATTCAGCACCAGAGCCAAACACACAATCACTAAGCAACACCACTGGCGAGCAAGGTTAGGGGGTATACCTGAAATCCACCGCACCGGAACCGAGCGGCGGCACCACCCCGCCGAACCCGGCGGAGTCGAACGCAGAAGCGGCTCCTCCTCGCTCCGCCGCGAGGCCCTGCGAACCGATAGCGAGGGTTTTGGCCGGTGCAGAAGAAAATCCTAGGCAAGAAGAAGGGGAGATTTGGGAGGACCTTGGCGACGAGGCGGAGTAGGTGATTGGCGGGGACGGagtcggcggcggagaggggggtcatggtggcggcggcgacggctgccGCGGCCTGCCCGAGGCTCTGGCCGCGGAGGTGGGCCACGATGAGGGCGTTCACCTGCCGCAGTAGCTTCGCCTCCTGCACCGCCTCGTCCATTGCTTCGCTCTCGTAGCTTCGATTCCCCTCACTTCCCACTCCAGAGGCCGCCCCAAAATGCTTCGATGCCTTCCTGCGCAGCGGATTCGGTTTGCAGTTTGTACTGCGATCTTTGACTGGACTGAAGCTGAAGAGGACTAGCAAAGCTCCCGTAGTCACACTAGTCTGTCCTTTGTGTATTCAGGAGATTCCAAATCTTTATGTGACAAAACCCGAACAAAAACCGTTAAAAATCGTTGGCTTGGGGTAAAAATATGAATAGATTGCATGAAGCATATTGCTCATGCAAAAATCTTTTACTTTGCAGAAAATAAGTTGTTCTTCCACTGCAATCCGCAATCGATTTCCCAGAATCAGCGATTGATCATCGTTTGAAATAGATCTGGGTGCCTAACCCTTAGCACTAACCAGAGGTGGCAATGGTACCACCCACAAAAATTCAGGAAAACGAGTGTAGTTTGATCGCCAAATTAAACGCACAATGTCTtcttatattaaaaaa is a genomic window containing:
- the LOC117837421 gene encoding cleavage stimulation factor subunit 50 — protein: MDEAVQEAKLLRQVNALIVAHLRGQSLGQAAAAVAAATMTPLSAADSVPANHLLRLVAKGLAAERGGAASAFDSAGFGGVVPPLGSGAVDFSVQDVRGSSKSFPKHEAKHVSDHKNIARCARFSPDGKYFATGSADTSIKFFEVAKIKQTMVGDSKDGSARPVIRTFYDHMQPINDLDFHPESPILISASKDNTIKFFDFSKTNARKAFRVIQDTHNVRSVCFHPCGDYLLAGTDHPVAHLYDVNTFTCYLSANPQDSGSPINQVRYSCTGSLYVTASKDGSLRIWDGVSAECVRPIIGAHGSAEATSAVFTKDERYLLSCGKDSSVKLWEVGTGRLVKQYAGAVRRQFRCQAVFNETEEFVLSVDEQNNEVVVWDALTAEKVARLPPGGTGAPRWLDHSPVEPAFVTCGNDRSIRFWKQTV